A section of the Hevea brasiliensis isolate MT/VB/25A 57/8 chromosome 17, ASM3005281v1, whole genome shotgun sequence genome encodes:
- the LOC110659526 gene encoding cuscuta receptor 1: MEVINEFFWALLMMLVLLLHGSWHSNGCWEHERNALLQLKAQLNYSHDYYSFSSYYYRYDYYSFSPNYYSDDVECCNWRRVRCSATTGHVTQLFLHNIRHWDSSRDWHLNASLFLPFQQLKRLDLSTNNIAGCIKNEGFERLSTLENLEFLRLSYNNFSTNILSSLSHLSSLKYLYLYENEMKGRIDIQELNNLTNLKVLDIWGNEIEGFKSLHGGEKLLNMSNLEDLDLSDNHFGIDILPFLKGLSSLKTLWIGYNLLKGPFNLKELDTISNLKELDLSGNNITKFVSSRGMKSLRNFSTLYLNDITIKGRSMLLESLGALTHLKILHLSWSNFEGTLFNKGSYVTNVKELYLDGSSVDENFLQSLEALSSLKLLSLVQLNCTLPIQGLTRLKNLEHLYLNESVINGNFLQIIGVLSSLKTLSMWGCELNNTMFMNQGLCELKYVQSLDISYNQLSGSLPLCLANLTSLQQLDLSENHFIGNISLSPLRSLTSLEYLALSNNLFQIPISLSPFFNNSKLKHLGSRGNEIFVETNHQYLNPRFQLEWLDLSSGGYCEAFPKFLHHQHNLQFVDLSHIQMSDVFPYWLIKNNTKLATLYLVNNSLSGPLQLPLHSHMNLSILDISDNCFNGSIPVEIGTYLPRLVYLYMRGNGFKGSIPNSFGNMSLLRMLDLSNNRLSGSISNLTMGCVSLDKLILSDNSFTGSIPNSLSNCNNLRELDVSHNNLSGKIPIWMRNMSSLQILDLSQNYISGSLPSNFCPLGIIEVHLSKNRLQGLLMDSFYNCLSLLVLDLGHNNLIGHIPNWIGEIPLGYVLLSYNHFEGEIPFQLCKLDSLHLIDLSHNNLSGHIPYCLRSRNDDWLAPISSVQPEQPVEFTTKNNFYFYQPRILRYFSGIDLSCNSLTGEIPPEIGNLSMIKVLNLSHNKLVGPIPPTFSNLKQIESLDLSYNNLDAKIPQLTQLYSLAVFSVAHNNLSGKTPERVAQFATFEQSSYEGNPFLCGPPLPKSCYNTSPSPPRTSTGEKEDNGFMDLGVFYASFVVSYIMVLVGMAAILYINPYWRGRWFYFIEISLTNCYYFVVDNTPLFSKFRVSHN, encoded by the exons ATGGAGGTAATTAACGAGTTTTTTTGGGCATTACTAATGATGCTGGTTTTATTATTACATGGAAGTTGGCACTCTAATGGTTGTTGGGAGCATGAGAGAAATGCTCTCTTGCAACTCAAGGCTCAACTCAATTATTCTCATGATTACTACTCCTTTTCTTCTTACTATTATCGTTATGATTACTACTCTTTTTCTCCTAACTATTATTCTGATGATGTTGAGTGCTGTAATTGGAGAAGAGTCAGGTGCAGTGCCACTACAGGGCACGTTACGCAACTCTTTCTTCATAACATAAGACATTGGGATTCCTCAAGAGATTGGCATCTAAATGCCTCCTTATTTCTTCCCTTCCAACAACTGAAGCGCCTTGATTTATCCACAAATAATATAGCTGGTTGCATTAAGAATGAAG GTTTTGAAAGGCTATCCACGCTTGAGAATTTGGAGTTTCTTCGTTTAAGTTATAATAACTTCAGCACTAACATTTTATCATCTCTAAGTCATCTCTcatctttaaaatatttatatctatatgaaaatgaaatgaaaggaAGAATTGATATTCAAG AATTGAATAATCTAACAAATCTAAAAGTGTTGGATATATGGGGCAACGAAATTGAAGGCTTTAAATCTTTACATG GTGGTGAAAAATTACTAAATATGAGCAATCTGGAGGATCTTGATCTAAGTGACAATCACTTTGGCATTGACATTTTACCATTCCTTAAGGGGCTTTCATCTCTCAAAACTCTATGGATAGGATATAATCTATTAAAAGGACCATTCAATCTGAAAG AATTGGACACTATAAGCAATCTAAAGGAGCTGGATTTGAGCggaaataacattacaaaatttGTAAGCTCAAGAG GAATGAAAAGCTTGAGAAATTTTAGCACACTTTATCTAAACGATATCACTATAAAAGGAAGAAGCATGCTATTAGAATCATTGGGAGCTTTGACCCATCTCAAGATCCTGCATCTAAGTTGGAGTAATTTTGAAGGGACACTATTTAATAAAG GATCTTATGTGACCAATGTGAAAGAGTTATATCTAGATGGGTCTTCTGTAGATGAAAACTTCCTCCAAAGTCTTGAAGCACTCTCTTCTCTTAAGCTTTTGTCTTTAGTTCAACTGAATTGCACCCTACCAATCCAAG gtTTGACACGTCTGAAGAATTTGGAACATTTATATTTGAATGAATCTGTTATTAACGGTAACTTTCTGCAAATAATTGGAGTGTTGTCCTCCCTCAAAACATTATCAATGTGGGGCTGTGAACTTAATAACACAATGTTCATGAACCAAG GTTTATGCGAATTAAAATATGTCCAGTCGCTAGATATTAGCTACAATCAACTCAGTGGTAGCTTGCCTTTATGTCTAGCAAATTTGACATCCCTTCAACAGTTAGATCTCTCTGAAAATCATTTTATTGGAAACATCTCTTTATCTCCCCTGAGAAGTTTAACAAGTCTCGAATATCTAGCTCTCTCAAACAATCTTTTCCAAATCCCAATCTCATTAAGTCcatttttcaacaattcaaagctcaAGCACCTGGGTAGTAGGGGTAACGAGATATTTGTAGAAACAAATCACCAATATTTGAACCCAAGGTTTCAATTAGAGTGGCTTGATTTATCTAGTGGTGGATATTGTGAAGCATTCCCCAAATTCCTACATCATCAGCATAACCTACAATTTGTTGATCTATCACACATTCAAATGAGTGATGTGTTTCCATATTGGTTGATAAAGAACAACACAAAACTAGCAACACTTTACTTGGTCAACAATTCTCTCTCAGGGCCTCTTCAACTGCCACTCCATTCTCATATGAATTTGTCAATATTAGATATCTCAGACAATTGCTTCAATGGATCAATTCCAGTAGAGATCGGAACATATCTACCAAGATTGGTATATTTATACATGAGGGGAAATGGATTCAAGGGTAGTATTCCCAATTCATTTGGAAATATGAGCTTATTGCGAATGTTAGACTTATCCAACAATAGATTATCAGGTAGTATATCAAACCTAACCATGGGATGTGTCTCATTAGATAAACTCATACTTTCAGACAACAGTTTCACTGGAAGCATTCCAAATAGCCTTTCTAATTGTAATAACTTGAGAGAGTTAGATGTTAGTCATAATAATCTCTCTGGCAAGATCCCTATTTGGATGAGGAATATGTCTTCTCTTCAAATTTTGGATCTTTCGCAGAACTACATTTCTGGAAGTTTGCCATCCAATTTCTGCCCTCTAGGTATAATAGAAGTCCATTTGTCTAAAAACAGGCTACAAGGATTGTTAATGGATTCATTCTATAATTGCCTTTCATTGTTGGTGTTAGATCTCGGTCATAATAATTTGATAGGGCACATTCCAAATTGGATTGGCGAGATTCCATTGGGCTATGTTCTCTTGAGTTATAATCATTTTGAAGGTGAAATCCCTTTTCAGCTATGCAAGTTGGATAGCTTGCACTTGATTGATCTTTCTCATAACAATCTTTCTGGTCATATTCCTTATTGCCTAAGATCTAGAAATGATGATTGGTTAGCTCCAATATCTAGTGTACAACCTGAACAGCCTGTGGAGTTTACAACCAAGAATAATTTCTATTTTTACCAACCAAGAATCCTCCGCTATTTCTCTGGAATCGATCTCTCTTGCAACAGTTTGACAGGTGAGATTCCTCCTGAAATTGGAAATCTTAGCATGATCAAGGTGTTGAATTTGTCCCACAACAAATTGGTTGGACCAATCCCACCAACATTTTCAAACCTCAAGCAAATTGAGAGTTTGGATCTTTCTTATAACAATTTGGATGCAAAAATTCCTCAACTTACTCAGCTATATTCTCTAGCTGTATTCAGTGTAGCACACAACAACCTATCTGGAAAAACACCTGAGAGAGTTGCACAATTTGCAACATTTGAACAAAGTAGCTATGAGGGAAATCCCTTCCTTTGCGGACCACCACTGCCAAAGAGTTGCTACAACACATCTCCATCACCACCAAGAACTTCAACAGGAGAAAAAGAAGATAATGGCTTCATGGACTTGGGTGTTTTTTATGCGAGCTTTGTGGTGTCTTACATCATGGTGTTGGTAGGAATGGCAGCAATTTTATACATAAACCCATATTGGCGAGGGAGATGGTTTTACTTCATAGAGATTAGCCTCACCAATTGCTACTATTTTGTGGTGGACAATACTCCTCTTTTTTCCAAATTTAGAGTTTCACATAATTGA